Proteins encoded in a region of the Niveispirillum cyanobacteriorum genome:
- a CDS encoding RNA pyrophosphohydrolase, with the protein MAKHKPDPSTLPYRPCVGIMLINQDGHIFVAKRTDTPDAWQMPQGGIDDGESPAQAALRELKEEIGTAKAVILAESGQWLSYDLPPHLVGKVWGGRYRGQTQKWVACRFTGTDADINIETEHPEFDAWQWVPMHKLTSLIVPFKRATYEQVVAELGHLAVPG; encoded by the coding sequence ATGGCGAAGCACAAGCCCGATCCCAGCACCCTTCCCTACCGTCCCTGTGTCGGCATCATGCTGATCAACCAGGACGGCCACATCTTCGTGGCCAAGCGTACGGACACCCCCGACGCCTGGCAGATGCCGCAGGGTGGCATTGATGATGGTGAAAGCCCGGCCCAGGCCGCCCTGCGTGAGTTAAAGGAAGAGATCGGCACAGCCAAGGCCGTGATCCTGGCCGAAAGCGGACAGTGGCTGTCCTATGATCTGCCGCCCCATCTGGTGGGCAAGGTCTGGGGTGGCCGGTACCGCGGCCAGACCCAGAAATGGGTGGCTTGCCGGTTCACGGGCACGGACGCCGACATCAATATTGAAACCGAACATCCGGAGTTCGATGCCTGGCAGTGGGTGCCGATGCATAAGCTGACCAGCCTGATCGTACCCTTCAAGCGCGCGACCTATGAACAGGTGGTGGCCGAGTTGGGCCATCTGGCCGTTCCAGGCTGA
- a CDS encoding TonB-dependent receptor domain-containing protein: protein MKQSVYSARSIRGLLMAGAAVSAVAMTAAPAMAQEIEEIVVTGSRIASPNLVSTSPITVVGQDEIKYQGTTRVEDLVNSLPQAFASQTSQVSNGSTGTATIDLRNLGPSRTLVLVDGKRLPPGSPGSGGSAPDINQIPGALIERVEVATGGASAVYGSDAVAGVVNFIMKDDFEGVAFDYQFSFYQHNNDNGPARDAVNRGRYPLPDDSVTDGFTRDATVVMGASTEDGKGNVTLYAGYRKIDAILQSERDYSACTVAAGAGVWNCSGSGTTFPTRIVLTTGTVGGGTAPANGQLNDAGVFVPYYQPYNFGPLNYYQRPDERYTLGAFGKYEINENVTAYTQLMFMDNQTVAQIAPSGIFGQSFNIRCDNAMLSAAQRTQYCGSLAGTSNTVNMTLFRRNTEGGGRQSDLQHTSWRMTGGFKGDVGGWDYDVYGQYARVNFAQTYYNDFSISRIGQSLDAVRNAAGQIVCRDDSNGCAPYNIFTPGGVTQAALDFLQTPGFQRGYTEQKLASGSISKDLGDYGLTFPTASTGVAIALGAEYREEYLQRTVDSAFATGDLAGQGGPTLGVAGGFDVTELFGEMRVPLIEDAPFVKQLTLDLGYRYSDYSNFGGTDTYKVAGDWAPIDDLRIRGSYNRAVRAPNVQELFTPQGLGLFNMDTDPCAGTAPQFTAAQCANMGVTAAQYGRILDNSAGQYNSLDGGNPNLQPETSDTYSIGFVATPSVIEGLTLTVDYFKIKIKDVISTVPPDLAVNLCGTTGNAAYCSLITRDPTSGSLWIGTIANVKATNVNIASLSTSGIDVDLAYRFDLEDVGLADAGSVAFSMVGTWMDTAKSEPLPGEGVYDCVGYHGSTCGVPTPEWRHRLRTTWATPWDANLSVSWRYISSVKAQAASPNPLLSAAVNPLNRKFDAYNYIDVAATYSPIENLSLSLGVNNVFDKDPPLSGVLAAVFGNGNTYPGVYDSMGRYVFMGAQVKF from the coding sequence ATGAAGCAGTCCGTATATTCCGCGCGGTCGATCCGCGGCCTTCTGATGGCCGGCGCCGCTGTGAGCGCCGTCGCCATGACCGCCGCTCCGGCCATGGCCCAGGAGATTGAAGAAATCGTCGTCACCGGTTCGCGCATTGCGTCGCCGAACCTGGTTTCGACGTCGCCGATCACCGTGGTCGGTCAGGACGAAATCAAGTACCAGGGCACGACCCGCGTCGAAGACCTGGTCAACAGCCTGCCGCAGGCTTTCGCCAGCCAGACCAGCCAGGTCTCGAACGGCTCGACCGGTACCGCCACCATCGACCTGCGTAACCTGGGCCCGTCCCGTACGCTGGTTCTGGTCGACGGCAAGCGTCTGCCGCCGGGTTCCCCGGGTTCGGGCGGCTCCGCTCCCGACATCAACCAGATCCCCGGCGCGCTGATCGAGCGTGTTGAAGTGGCCACCGGCGGCGCCTCTGCCGTGTACGGCTCCGACGCCGTCGCCGGCGTTGTGAACTTCATCATGAAGGACGATTTCGAAGGCGTGGCTTTCGACTATCAGTTCTCCTTCTACCAGCACAATAACGACAATGGCCCGGCTCGCGACGCCGTGAACCGCGGTCGCTATCCGCTGCCCGACGACAGCGTGACCGACGGCTTCACCCGCGACGCCACCGTCGTGATGGGCGCCTCCACCGAAGACGGCAAGGGCAACGTGACCCTGTATGCCGGCTACCGTAAGATCGATGCCATCCTGCAGTCCGAGCGTGACTATTCCGCTTGTACGGTTGCCGCTGGCGCCGGCGTGTGGAACTGCTCCGGTTCCGGCACCACCTTCCCGACCCGTATCGTTCTGACCACCGGCACTGTCGGCGGCGGCACCGCCCCGGCCAACGGCCAGCTGAACGATGCCGGTGTGTTTGTTCCGTACTACCAGCCCTACAATTTCGGCCCGCTGAACTACTATCAGCGTCCGGACGAGCGTTACACGCTGGGCGCTTTCGGCAAGTACGAGATCAACGAGAACGTTACTGCCTACACGCAGCTGATGTTCATGGACAACCAGACGGTTGCCCAGATCGCTCCGTCCGGCATCTTTGGCCAGTCGTTCAACATCCGTTGCGATAACGCCATGCTGTCCGCTGCTCAGCGCACGCAGTATTGCGGCTCGCTGGCCGGCACCAGCAACACCGTCAACATGACGCTGTTCCGTCGTAACACGGAAGGTGGCGGTCGTCAGTCTGACCTGCAGCACACCTCCTGGCGCATGACCGGCGGCTTCAAGGGTGATGTCGGCGGCTGGGACTATGACGTCTATGGCCAGTATGCCCGCGTCAACTTTGCCCAGACCTACTACAACGACTTCTCGATCTCCCGTATCGGTCAGTCGCTGGACGCCGTCCGTAACGCCGCCGGCCAGATCGTCTGCCGCGACGACAGCAATGGCTGCGCCCCGTACAACATCTTCACGCCGGGTGGCGTGACCCAGGCTGCTCTGGACTTCCTGCAGACCCCCGGCTTCCAGCGCGGTTACACCGAGCAGAAGTTGGCCTCGGGCAGCATCTCGAAGGACCTGGGCGACTATGGCCTGACCTTCCCGACCGCTTCCACGGGCGTCGCCATCGCTCTGGGTGCGGAATATCGTGAAGAGTACCTGCAGCGCACCGTGGACAGCGCCTTCGCCACTGGCGATCTGGCTGGTCAGGGCGGCCCGACGCTGGGCGTTGCCGGCGGCTTCGACGTGACCGAACTGTTCGGCGAAATGCGCGTTCCGCTGATCGAAGACGCTCCGTTCGTCAAGCAGCTGACCCTGGACCTGGGCTACCGTTATTCGGATTACTCGAACTTCGGTGGCACCGACACCTACAAGGTGGCCGGTGACTGGGCGCCGATCGATGATCTGCGTATCCGTGGTAGCTACAACCGCGCCGTCCGCGCCCCGAACGTCCAGGAACTGTTCACGCCGCAGGGCCTGGGCCTGTTCAACATGGACACGGATCCCTGCGCCGGTACGGCTCCGCAGTTCACGGCTGCCCAGTGCGCCAACATGGGCGTGACCGCTGCCCAGTATGGCCGCATCCTGGACAACTCCGCTGGTCAGTATAACTCGCTGGACGGTGGTAACCCGAACCTGCAGCCGGAAACGTCTGACACCTACTCGATCGGCTTCGTGGCCACCCCGTCGGTGATCGAAGGCCTGACGCTGACGGTTGACTACTTCAAGATCAAGATCAAGGACGTCATCTCGACCGTTCCGCCTGATCTGGCCGTCAATCTCTGCGGCACGACCGGCAATGCCGCTTACTGCTCGCTGATCACCCGCGATCCGACCTCCGGTTCGCTGTGGATCGGCACCATCGCCAACGTCAAGGCGACCAACGTCAACATCGCTTCGCTGTCTACCTCGGGCATCGACGTCGATCTGGCCTACCGCTTCGATCTGGAAGACGTGGGTCTGGCCGATGCCGGCTCCGTGGCTTTCAGCATGGTCGGTACCTGGATGGATACCGCCAAGAGCGAGCCGCTGCCGGGTGAAGGCGTGTACGACTGCGTGGGCTACCATGGCTCCACCTGCGGCGTGCCGACCCCCGAATGGCGTCACCGTCTGCGCACCACCTGGGCGACCCCGTGGGATGCCAACCTGTCGGTCTCCTGGCGCTACATCTCCAGCGTGAAGGCGCAGGCCGCTTCGCCGAACCCGCTGCTGAGCGCTGCTGTGAACCCGCTGAACCGCAAGTTCGATGCGTACAACTACATCGACGTGGCTGCCACCTACAGCCCGATCGAGAACCTGTCGCTGTCGCTCGGCGTGAACAACGTGTTCGACAAGGACCCGCCGCTGTCGGGCGTGCTGGCTGCCGTGTTCGGCAACGGCAACACCTATCCGGGCGTGTACGACTCGATGGGCCGTTACGTGTTCATGGGCGCCCAGGTCAAGTTCTGA
- a CDS encoding pentapeptide repeat-containing protein, which produces MADFDLQQSLTLHQRFLEGRPGGKRLELKSQDLRSASLPNADMRNALLSGVNLEDAVLRVANLDGTDLFGANLARADMVGASLVSADLRGINLAGANLRGACFDRADLRQGQLVIWVGKVKQQVVQTANLTGADMANASLAGADLSGADLRNVNLAGANLSGAHLFAANLSGADLRGTSFADAKMKAVILDNTQVTGADFARADLRDARLRNVPPDAANFKAAYTDGAVFSANHGKLAPEVREAIAQHQRWIISNGREGLRMVLMKPDLTGADLTGCDLSGSEITYGRFDKANLRGSMWRMAKLTGSSFRGAELRDAVFDGANLARTDMREASLLDTQFSPVALRGADGQSMGRDWPADLREANLAGADARGASLRGARLEGAKFSDGNFAATDLRGASLDPNATNAPELRRARWQ; this is translated from the coding sequence GTGGCGGATTTCGACCTTCAGCAGTCGCTGACCCTGCATCAGCGCTTCCTGGAAGGGCGTCCGGGCGGCAAGCGGCTGGAACTGAAATCACAGGATCTGCGCAGCGCCAGCCTGCCCAACGCCGACATGCGCAACGCATTGTTAAGCGGCGTGAACCTGGAAGATGCCGTCCTGCGCGTTGCCAATCTGGACGGGACGGACCTGTTCGGGGCCAATCTGGCACGCGCCGACATGGTTGGGGCCAGTCTCGTCAGTGCCGATCTGCGCGGCATCAATCTGGCCGGGGCCAACCTGCGCGGTGCCTGTTTCGACCGGGCAGACCTGCGTCAGGGCCAGTTGGTGATCTGGGTTGGCAAGGTTAAGCAGCAGGTGGTGCAGACGGCCAATCTGACCGGTGCCGACATGGCCAATGCCTCGCTGGCGGGTGCCGATCTGTCGGGCGCGGACCTGCGCAATGTCAATCTGGCGGGTGCCAACCTGTCGGGCGCGCACCTGTTCGCCGCCAACCTGTCGGGGGCCGATCTGCGCGGCACCAGCTTTGCCGACGCCAAGATGAAGGCGGTCATTCTGGACAATACCCAGGTGACCGGCGCCGACTTTGCCCGTGCTGACCTGCGCGATGCACGGTTACGCAATGTCCCGCCTGACGCCGCCAACTTCAAGGCCGCCTATACCGATGGCGCGGTGTTCAGCGCCAACCATGGCAAACTGGCCCCCGAGGTCCGTGAAGCCATCGCGCAGCATCAGCGCTGGATTATCAGCAATGGTCGCGAAGGGCTGCGCATGGTGCTGATGAAGCCCGACCTGACCGGTGCCGATCTGACCGGCTGCGACCTGTCGGGGTCAGAGATCACCTATGGCCGCTTCGACAAGGCTAATCTGCGTGGCTCCATGTGGCGGATGGCCAAGCTGACGGGGTCCAGTTTCCGGGGGGCGGAACTGCGCGATGCCGTCTTCGATGGCGCCAATCTGGCCCGTACAGACATGCGGGAGGCCAGCCTGCTCGACACGCAGTTCAGTCCTGTCGCTTTGCGCGGCGCTGATGGTCAGTCGATGGGCCGCGACTGGCCCGCCGACCTTCGGGAGGCCAATCTGGCCGGCGCCGATGCGCGCGGGGCCAGTCTGCGCGGTGCCCGGTTGGAAGGGGCAAAATTCAGTGACGGGAACTTCGCCGCCACCGACCTGCGGGGTGCAAGCCTGGATCCCAATGCCACCAACGCCCCAGAGCTGCGCCGCGCCCGCTGGCAATGA
- a CDS encoding tetratricopeptide repeat protein encodes MAGLTGTAAQRIGQLLQAGLAAQKAGRAVQAEQAYRQVLTIDPRNPDAWQLLGLLAKNAGRPDLAVDYMRRSLDANPRQPGVWSNLGNLHLAEQRAADALTCYDRAIALMPGNAEFQYHRGKALHAMRRLDEAQKACAAALKLSPQHLPSLLMLGLIHGDAEQLAEAEAALISARTLAPDHPLVLINLASILRRQHRYADAEPLVRQAVAVAPQSKDAWLLLGNLMGDLSRHEESIQAFQTAIQHDPLDRDAHRNLARRLWTLGRLDNVFDAIYAVMRAQPKSARALDIAAELQAEFGFVDAAMQNCALALSLAPTDPSVLRRQASLLLRADRPTEAVPVLRQLLEAHPDNLSLHNDLALALLRSGDRHGARDMARHTLTAFPYDQYSLALLGTLSRLDGDSGNGEIDGCVAVFDLPAPQGWADLDTFLAETLTLLDRLHDTVNEPIHLTLRKGTQTSANLFAQRDDAPIVVLREQILATVRAYVDAMPDRPEHPYFGRRGKGLAFAGSWSSRLRDGGFHTHHIHPEGWISGVYYLQVPPAADTGDQSGWLTFGVPNLGPEVSLPALHAVQPKPGRLVLFPSYFWHGTVPFQDEIPRITIAFDLVPA; translated from the coding sequence ATGGCGGGGCTGACGGGAACGGCGGCGCAGCGCATCGGGCAATTGCTGCAGGCGGGCCTTGCCGCGCAGAAGGCGGGACGCGCGGTCCAGGCCGAACAGGCCTACAGGCAGGTGCTGACCATTGATCCGCGCAATCCCGACGCCTGGCAGCTTCTGGGCCTGCTGGCGAAGAATGCGGGCCGGCCCGACCTTGCCGTGGATTACATGCGCCGCTCACTGGACGCCAATCCGCGGCAGCCGGGGGTGTGGAGCAATCTGGGCAATCTGCATCTGGCGGAGCAGCGAGCCGCCGATGCCCTGACCTGTTACGACCGGGCCATCGCCCTCATGCCGGGAAATGCGGAATTCCAGTATCATCGCGGCAAGGCACTGCATGCGATGCGGCGCCTGGATGAGGCGCAGAAGGCCTGTGCCGCCGCCCTGAAACTCTCGCCCCAGCATCTGCCCAGCTTGTTGATGCTGGGCCTTATCCATGGCGATGCAGAGCAGCTGGCAGAGGCAGAAGCGGCGCTGATAAGCGCCCGCACGCTGGCGCCCGATCATCCCCTGGTTCTGATCAACCTCGCCTCCATCCTGCGCCGGCAGCATCGATATGCCGATGCGGAGCCGCTTGTGCGGCAGGCCGTGGCGGTCGCCCCGCAGTCAAAGGATGCCTGGCTGCTGCTGGGCAATCTGATGGGGGATTTGAGCCGGCATGAGGAAAGCATTCAGGCCTTCCAGACCGCGATCCAGCATGACCCGCTGGACCGGGACGCCCACCGCAACCTTGCCCGCCGGCTCTGGACCTTGGGGCGGCTGGATAATGTGTTCGACGCCATCTACGCCGTGATGCGGGCACAGCCAAAATCGGCCCGCGCCCTGGATATCGCCGCAGAATTGCAGGCGGAGTTCGGCTTCGTCGATGCGGCGATGCAGAATTGTGCCCTGGCCCTGTCACTGGCCCCAACCGATCCGTCGGTGTTGCGCCGTCAGGCCAGCTTGCTGCTGCGGGCCGACCGGCCAACCGAAGCGGTGCCAGTGCTGCGGCAGCTGCTGGAGGCCCATCCGGACAACCTGTCTCTGCACAATGATCTCGCCCTGGCCCTGCTGCGGTCCGGCGACCGGCACGGCGCGCGCGACATGGCCCGCCACACATTGACGGCCTTTCCGTATGACCAGTACAGCCTCGCCCTGCTCGGTACGCTCAGCCGGCTGGATGGCGATAGCGGCAATGGCGAGATCGATGGCTGTGTCGCCGTATTTGATCTACCCGCACCCCAGGGCTGGGCCGATCTGGACACGTTCCTGGCCGAAACACTGACGCTGCTGGACAGGCTGCACGACACGGTCAATGAACCGATCCACCTGACCCTGCGCAAGGGCACGCAAACCAGCGCCAATCTGTTCGCACAACGCGACGACGCACCTATTGTGGTTCTGCGTGAGCAGATTCTGGCCACTGTGCGCGCCTATGTCGACGCGATGCCCGACCGCCCGGAGCACCCCTATTTCGGGCGGCGGGGCAAGGGACTGGCCTTTGCCGGCTCCTGGTCATCGCGCCTGCGTGATGGGGGATTCCACACCCACCATATCCATCCCGAAGGCTGGATCAGCGGCGTCTATTACCTGCAGGTGCCGCCGGCAGCCGATACCGGCGACCAGTCGGGGTGGCTGACCTTCGGTGTTCCCAATCTGGGACCAGAGGTCAGCCTGCCCGCCCTGCATGCCGTACAGCCGAAGCCGGGCCGGCTGGTGTTGTTTCCATCCTATTTCTGGCACGGGACCGTGCCGTTTCAGGATGAGATCCCGCGCATCACCATCGCCTTTGATCTGGTCCCGGCCTGA
- the fabI gene encoding enoyl-ACP reductase FabI, producing the protein MTNSATTQISSGLMAGKRGLIMGVANDRSIAWGIAQVAAQHGAQLAFTYQGDALLKRVKPLADQVGSDILLPCDVTDEASIDAAFETIKEKWGGLDFVVHAIAFSDKNELDGLYLNTTRGNFLKSLDISCYSFTAVAQRAVPLMKEGGSLLTLSYYGAEKVMPHYNVMGVAKAALETSVKYLANDLGPQGIRVNSISAGPIKTLAASGIGDFRYILKWNELNAPLRRNVTITEVGNAGLFLLSDLGSGVTGENLHVDSGYHTVGMVQVDAAVETGKLLAGMGEG; encoded by the coding sequence ATGACGAACAGCGCCACCACCCAGATCAGCAGCGGCCTGATGGCCGGCAAGCGCGGCCTCATCATGGGTGTCGCCAATGACCGTTCCATCGCCTGGGGCATCGCCCAGGTCGCGGCCCAGCATGGCGCCCAGCTTGCCTTCACCTATCAGGGCGACGCCCTGCTGAAGCGCGTGAAGCCGCTGGCCGATCAGGTTGGTTCCGATATCCTGCTGCCTTGTGACGTAACGGATGAGGCCAGCATTGACGCGGCCTTCGAAACGATCAAGGAAAAGTGGGGCGGCCTGGATTTCGTGGTGCATGCCATCGCCTTTTCCGACAAGAACGAGTTGGACGGGCTGTACCTCAATACCACGCGCGGCAACTTCCTGAAGAGCCTGGATATTTCCTGCTACAGCTTCACCGCCGTGGCCCAGCGCGCGGTGCCCCTGATGAAGGAAGGCGGCAGCCTGCTGACGCTGTCCTATTACGGGGCGGAAAAGGTGATGCCGCATTATAATGTCATGGGCGTGGCCAAGGCGGCGCTGGAAACCAGCGTCAAGTACCTGGCCAACGACCTGGGTCCGCAGGGCATCCGCGTCAATTCCATCTCCGCCGGCCCGATCAAGACGCTGGCCGCCAGCGGCATCGGCGATTTCCGCTATATCCTGAAATGGAATGAGCTGAACGCGCCCCTGCGCCGCAACGTCACCATCACCGAGGTGGGCAATGCCGGCCTGTTCCTGCTGTCAGACCTGGGCAGCGGCGTGACGGGTGAGAACCTGCATGTCGACAGCGGCTATCACACCGTCGGCATGGTGCAGGTGGACGCCGCCGTTGAGACGGGCAAGCTGCTGGCCGGCATGGGCGAGGGCTGA
- a CDS encoding YihY family inner membrane protein, with the protein MRNLLRLLRDGHTILAHAARRFARDKGFVSASALTYTTLLALVPLLTVVFAIFTAFPAYRRLRQQAETLLFQSLVPQVGDQIQSYAGTFVAKAGALTGLGVVGLTITAILLFFSIEGALNSIWRAAEPRPLLTRLLSFWAVLTMAPLLLGASLSLGLGALARMKADGDPGLAFALSLVPFLFETAAFTLMYVAIPNREVAWKDALAGGAVAGLATELAKTGFSFYLTLFPTYEAIYGALSVVPTFLLWLYLLWSVVLFGAELAASLPEWRAGRLNGEEGGLATGQRLMVALALLDALYQASRHGVGLKREALSRRVPVGGVVIDDMLESLRKSHWVERSGRGAWMVSRDLNRASLADLRLALDLAIRGENVMVERLDTGWAADTAGLITNAEQAGREMLNVSLATIFASQNDRKGPPEAA; encoded by the coding sequence ATGCGCAACCTGTTGCGGCTGCTGCGTGACGGGCACACCATCCTGGCCCATGCCGCCCGCCGTTTTGCGCGGGATAAGGGGTTTGTGTCAGCCTCTGCCCTGACCTATACGACGCTGCTGGCCCTGGTGCCGCTGCTGACGGTCGTGTTCGCGATCTTCACGGCCTTTCCCGCCTATCGGCGGCTGCGGCAGCAGGCGGAAACCCTGTTGTTCCAGAGTCTGGTGCCGCAGGTGGGCGATCAGATACAGTCCTATGCTGGCACGTTCGTGGCCAAGGCCGGCGCTCTGACGGGCCTGGGCGTGGTCGGTCTGACCATCACGGCCATCCTGCTGTTCTTCTCCATCGAAGGGGCGCTGAATTCCATCTGGCGGGCGGCGGAACCGCGTCCTTTGCTGACACGGCTTCTGTCCTTCTGGGCTGTGCTGACCATGGCGCCGCTGCTGCTGGGGGCCAGCCTGTCGCTGGGTCTGGGCGCCCTGGCCCGGATGAAGGCGGATGGTGATCCGGGACTGGCCTTCGCACTGTCCCTGGTGCCGTTCCTGTTTGAAACGGCGGCCTTTACCTTGATGTATGTGGCCATCCCCAACCGGGAGGTGGCCTGGAAGGATGCGCTGGCCGGCGGGGCTGTGGCCGGGCTGGCGACAGAGCTGGCCAAGACCGGCTTTTCCTTCTACCTGACCCTGTTTCCGACATATGAGGCGATCTATGGCGCCCTGTCGGTGGTGCCGACCTTCCTGCTGTGGCTCTACCTGCTCTGGTCCGTGGTGCTGTTCGGTGCCGAACTGGCGGCGTCGCTGCCGGAGTGGCGGGCGGGGCGGCTGAACGGGGAGGAAGGGGGGCTTGCCACCGGGCAGCGTCTGATGGTGGCGCTGGCCCTACTGGATGCCTTGTATCAGGCCAGCCGGCACGGGGTGGGATTGAAGCGCGAGGCGCTGTCGCGCCGCGTGCCGGTGGGTGGCGTCGTGATCGATGACATGCTGGAATCCTTGCGAAAATCACATTGGGTGGAACGGTCGGGACGCGGCGCCTGGATGGTTTCGCGTGACCTGAACCGGGCCAGTTTGGCCGATCTGCGCCTGGCCCTGGACCTCGCGATTCGTGGCGAGAATGTCATGGTGGAGCGTCTGGATACGGGTTGGGCAGCCGACACGGCCGGATTGATCACAAATGCCGAGCAAGCGGGTCGCGAAATGCTGAACGTTTCGCTGGCAACGATTTTTGCGTCGCAAAATGACCGGAAGGGGCCACCGGAAGCGGCCTGA